In Deltaproteobacteria bacterium, the following are encoded in one genomic region:
- a CDS encoding B12-binding domain-containing radical SAM protein translates to MHYEGNCIRPPSEAYSILLQVTVGCSHNKCIFCGTYKDKRFRIKDNEMILKDILFASKYMRRQDRVFLMDGDALIIPQKRLLWILDRINEHLPWVRRVGAYANVKGIKMKTPEELKELKARGLGILYLGVETGDDELRKRIRKGSSAQTCIEMGRKVKEAGMKLSVTVLLGIGGREGSLKHARATGELLSAMDPDYVGALTVMLYPGTQLYDEFRRGEFVLPDEHELLLELREMIAHTNLTRGLFFSNHASNYLPVKARLPGGKQEALDLIDRALRGEIGLRPEWMRAL, encoded by the coding sequence ATGCATTATGAAGGGAACTGCATCCGGCCGCCCAGCGAGGCTTACAGCATCCTGCTACAGGTCACGGTCGGATGTTCCCACAACAAGTGCATCTTTTGCGGAACATACAAGGACAAGCGGTTCAGGATCAAGGACAACGAAATGATCCTGAAGGATATCCTTTTTGCATCCAAGTACATGCGCCGCCAGGACAGGGTCTTTCTCATGGACGGCGACGCTCTCATCATCCCCCAAAAGAGGCTCCTGTGGATCCTTGACCGAATCAACGAGCATCTCCCCTGGGTGCGGCGCGTCGGGGCTTACGCCAATGTGAAGGGCATCAAGATGAAGACCCCTGAAGAACTGAAGGAACTCAAGGCCAGGGGTCTGGGGATCCTCTACCTCGGCGTGGAGACCGGGGACGACGAGCTCCGGAAGAGGATCCGCAAGGGATCCTCGGCACAGACTTGCATCGAGATGGGCCGGAAGGTGAAAGAAGCCGGCATGAAGCTTTCCGTTACGGTTTTGCTGGGGATAGGCGGGCGCGAAGGATCACTGAAACACGCCCGGGCCACCGGAGAGCTCTTGAGCGCCATGGATCCCGACTACGTCGGGGCCTTGACGGTGATGCTTTACCCCGGAACCCAGCTTTATGATGAATTCCGCAGGGGTGAGTTCGTGCTGCCCGATGAACACGAACTCCTCTTAGAACTCAGGGAGATGATCGCCCATACCAATCTCACGAGGGGGCTTTTCTTTTCCAACCATGCCTCCAATTACCTTCCTGTAAAGGCCAGGCTACCCGGGGGAAAACAGGAGGCCCTGGACCTGATCGACCGCGCCCTTCGGGGGGAAATCGGCCTGAGACCGGAATGGATGCGGGCATTGTGA